Proteins encoded by one window of Bradyrhizobium sp. B097:
- a CDS encoding beta-(1-6) glucans synthase, producing MEPISLRTPLALLLISLAVIASVWWWLATPITLARAPIDPAAKLQCVSYTPFRGAQTPLDPTTQVPVEQIEQDLADLAKVTDCVRTYSIENGLDQVPGVAAKVGLKVMQGIWLSSNRFKNLQQIAIAVRLAKEYPGVVTSLIVGNEVLLRGEMTATDLAGNIRAVKSAAGNLPVTYADVWEYWVKNREIYDAVDFVTIHILPYWEDIPIKAKYAAAHVDDIRKRMAVTFPGKEILIGETGWPSAGRMREGALPSRTNQARVVSEILDLAKREGFRVNLIEAYDQPWKRKLEGTVGGNWGLFDAVKRQVKYPPGVAISNYPEWKLQMAGGMALSIAIFLAAWLTLRRRPWTPRPSAWIAVAISATTAGTLLGIAGDKMYYESYGVGGWLHWGVLLAAAIASPLLTAHALIAGRSLPTFLELVGPRDYRGKGAIGALLAIVLVITTVIAAETALGFAFDPRYRDFPYASLTMAVVPFALLTMFNRPKEGIRPLAESVFAGLLAIAALYTMFNEGTINWQSDWTCVMYLLLAATLWRARAAQNPG from the coding sequence ATGGAACCGATTTCGCTTCGTACGCCGCTGGCGCTTCTCCTGATCTCGCTCGCAGTGATTGCATCTGTGTGGTGGTGGCTCGCCACGCCGATTACGCTCGCGCGCGCACCGATCGATCCTGCCGCAAAGCTGCAATGCGTGTCCTACACGCCGTTCCGCGGCGCCCAGACGCCGCTCGATCCGACCACGCAGGTTCCGGTCGAGCAGATCGAGCAGGACCTCGCCGATCTCGCCAAGGTCACCGATTGCGTGCGCACCTATTCGATCGAGAACGGCCTCGACCAGGTCCCGGGCGTGGCGGCCAAGGTCGGGCTGAAGGTGATGCAGGGCATCTGGCTCAGCAGCAACCGCTTCAAGAATTTGCAGCAGATCGCGATCGCGGTCCGGCTCGCCAAGGAATATCCCGGCGTCGTCACCTCGCTGATCGTCGGCAACGAGGTGCTGCTGCGCGGCGAGATGACCGCCACCGATCTTGCCGGCAACATCCGCGCGGTGAAGTCGGCGGCGGGCAATCTGCCCGTCACCTACGCCGACGTCTGGGAATACTGGGTGAAGAACCGCGAGATCTATGACGCGGTCGATTTCGTCACCATTCACATCCTGCCGTATTGGGAGGACATCCCGATCAAGGCGAAGTACGCCGCGGCGCATGTCGACGATATCCGCAAGCGGATGGCAGTGACTTTCCCGGGCAAGGAGATCCTGATCGGCGAGACCGGCTGGCCGAGCGCGGGGCGGATGCGGGAGGGCGCATTGCCATCGCGCACCAACCAGGCGCGGGTGGTGTCCGAGATCCTCGATCTCGCCAAGCGCGAGGGCTTTCGGGTCAACCTGATCGAGGCCTATGACCAACCCTGGAAGCGCAAGCTCGAGGGTACGGTTGGCGGCAATTGGGGCCTGTTCGATGCGGTCAAGCGGCAGGTGAAGTACCCGCCCGGCGTTGCGATCAGCAACTATCCGGAGTGGAAGCTGCAGATGGCGGGCGGCATGGCGCTGTCGATCGCCATCTTCCTCGCGGCCTGGCTGACGCTGCGCCGCCGGCCCTGGACGCCGCGGCCGTCGGCCTGGATCGCGGTCGCGATTTCGGCGACGACGGCGGGGACGCTGCTCGGGATCGCCGGCGACAAGATGTATTACGAGAGCTACGGCGTCGGCGGCTGGCTGCATTGGGGCGTGCTGCTCGCGGCCGCGATCGCATCGCCCTTGTTGACGGCGCATGCGCTGATCGCCGGGCGCTCGCTGCCGACCTTCCTGGAGCTGGTCGGGCCGCGCGACTATCGCGGCAAGGGCGCGATCGGCGCGTTGCTGGCGATCGTGCTGGTCATCACCACAGTGATCGCAGCGGAGACCGCACTCGGCTTCGCCTTCGATCCGCGCTACCGCGATTTTCCGTACGCTTCCCTGACCATGGCGGTGGTGCCGTTCGCGCTGCTCACCATGTTCAATCGTCCGAAGGAAGGTATCCGCCCGCTGGCGGAATCCGTGTTCGCCGGCCTGCTGGCGATCGCCGCGCTCTACACGATGTTCAACGAGGGCACGATCAACTGGCAGTCGGACTGGACCTGCGTGATGTACCTCCTGCTCGCCGCTACGCTGTGGCGGGCGCGGGCCGCGCAAAACCCAGGATGA